A single genomic interval of Oenanthe melanoleuca isolate GR-GAL-2019-014 chromosome 13, OMel1.0, whole genome shotgun sequence harbors:
- the LOC130258692 gene encoding Kv channel-interacting protein 1 isoform X2, which translates to MGAVMGTFSSLQTKQRRPSKDKIEDELEMTTVCHRPEGLEQLEAQTNFTKRELQVLYRGFKNECPSGVVNEETFKQIYAQFFPHGDASMYAHYLFNAFDTAQNGSVKFEDFVMALSILLRGTVHEKLRWTFNLYDINKDGYINKEEMMDIVKAIYDMMGKYTYPVLKEDAPRQHVEVFFQKMDKNKDGVVTLDEFIESCQEDDNIMRSLQLFENVM; encoded by the exons ATAAAATTGAAGATGAATTAGAAATGACGACAGTGTGCCATAGACCTGAGGGACTGGAACAGCTTGAAGCACAAACCAATTTCACTAAAAGAGAACTTCAAGTTCTTTACAGAGgatttaaaaat GAATGTCCTAGTGGGGTTGTTAATGAAGAAACATTCAAGCAGATCTATGCACAGTTTTTTCCTCATGGAG ATGCCAGCATGTATGCACATTACCTCTTCAACGCCTTCGACACTGCCCAGAACGGCTCCGTGAAGTTCGAG gattttgtGATGGCATTGTCCATTCTGCTACGGGGAACTGTTCACGAAAAGCTGAGATGGACATTTAATCTGTATGACATAAATAAGGATGGCTATATAAACAAGGAG gaaATGATGGATATCGTAAAGGCAATTTATGATATGATGGGAAAATACACATATCCAGTACTCAAGGAAGATGCACCAAGGCAGCATGTAGAAGTGTTTTTCCAG aaaatggATAAAAACAAAGATGGAGTTGTAACTCTAGATGAGTTTATTGAATCGTGTCAGGAG GATGACAATATCATGCGATCCTTGCAGCTCTTTGAGAATGTCATGTAA
- the LOC130258692 gene encoding Kv channel-interacting protein 1 isoform X3, with protein sequence MTTVCHRPEGLEQLEAQTNFTKRELQVLYRGFKNECPSGVVNEETFKQIYAQFFPHGDASMYAHYLFNAFDTAQNGSVKFEDFVMALSILLRGTVHEKLRWTFNLYDINKDGYINKEEMMDIVKAIYDMMGKYTYPVLKEDAPRQHVEVFFQKMDKNKDGVVTLDEFIESCQEDDNIMRSLQLFENVM encoded by the exons ATGACGACAGTGTGCCATAGACCTGAGGGACTGGAACAGCTTGAAGCACAAACCAATTTCACTAAAAGAGAACTTCAAGTTCTTTACAGAGgatttaaaaat GAATGTCCTAGTGGGGTTGTTAATGAAGAAACATTCAAGCAGATCTATGCACAGTTTTTTCCTCATGGAG ATGCCAGCATGTATGCACATTACCTCTTCAACGCCTTCGACACTGCCCAGAACGGCTCCGTGAAGTTCGAG gattttgtGATGGCATTGTCCATTCTGCTACGGGGAACTGTTCACGAAAAGCTGAGATGGACATTTAATCTGTATGACATAAATAAGGATGGCTATATAAACAAGGAG gaaATGATGGATATCGTAAAGGCAATTTATGATATGATGGGAAAATACACATATCCAGTACTCAAGGAAGATGCACCAAGGCAGCATGTAGAAGTGTTTTTCCAG aaaatggATAAAAACAAAGATGGAGTTGTAACTCTAGATGAGTTTATTGAATCGTGTCAGGAG GATGACAATATCATGCGATCCTTGCAGCTCTTTGAGAATGTCATGTAA